The proteins below are encoded in one region of Drosophila santomea strain STO CAGO 1482 chromosome 2R, Prin_Dsan_1.1, whole genome shotgun sequence:
- the LOC120445745 gene encoding uncharacterized protein LOC120445745 produces the protein MKEYGEVIFVDQLKHCRVVASQIDKTRINWEKNSAWFVDAQRENYSRYASIYTECREKYGDKKYGYYARRNRLRAEYTFKSKSTAGPENRYINESMTHLKGYKYPKTTNGEYGSVRPSELFFCF, from the coding sequence ATGAAGGAGTACGGAGAGGTGATATTTGTGGATCAGCTGAAACACTGCCGAGTCGTCGCCAGTCAGATTGATAAGACTCGCATTAACTGGGAAAAAAATAGCGCTTGGTTTGTAGATGCGCAAAGGGAGAACTACTCTCGATACGCGTCCATTTACACCGAGTGCAGGGAAAAATACGGAGATAAAAAATATGGATACTACGCCAGGAGAAACCGTCTTCGCGCAGAGTACACTTTCAAGTCCAAGTCGACGGCAGGGCCAGAAAATCGGTACATAAATGAATCCATGACCCACTTGAAAGGATATAAGTACCCCAAGACGACCAATGGCGAATATGGCAGTGTGCGCCCATCGgaattatttttctgtttctaA
- the LOC120445808 gene encoding putative gustatory receptor 36c: MDVESFLLGAVYYYGLFIGLSTFEFDWNTGRVFTSKLSTLYPLATDSCIFILYIYHWTGNTYIANAIFSKANMLHEYVVIIMTGLKIATGLFTLIHRWYQRSEMMILTAKVLRMFMARPQVKRMSRWGILIKFISGSVTDGLQMAMVLNTMGSVDSQFFLGLGLLYWMSVIANMAIVQQYMIMLFVRTQFQLLNTELRQVIEDTKELQLSRRHQGVFITRCCSLADQLENIARVQSQLQTIVNQLEKAFDIQGALIYGGYYLTSVGNSYMAYSIFKHGYENMNMALSTVILMFLWCFFYYLDGMLNLRVMLHIQDDYQEMIQILGERTLFVGLDVRLEEAFENLNLQLIRNPLEIKVIELYSVTRSTTMAMFGNLFTHSILLIQYDMEHF; the protein is encoded by the exons ATGGACGTGGAAAGTTTTTTGTTGGGAGCGGTTTACTACTATGGACTGTTCATCGGTCTCAGTACGTTTGAGTTTGACTGGAATACAGGGCGTGTATTTACATCAAAATTGAGTACCTTGTACCCCCTTGCGACGGATTCTTGTATTTTCATCTTATACATTTATCACTGGACCGGGAACACATACATTGCGAATGCGATCTTTAGCAAAGCAAACATGCTTCACGAATATGTTGTCATCATAATGACCGGACTTAAAATTGCTACTG GCCTTTTCACTCTGATTCACAGATGGTACCAGCGTAGCGAGATGATGATCTTGACCGCAAAAGTGCTCCGCATGTTTATGGCCAGGCCGCAGGTAAAGAGAATGTCTCGCTGGGGCATTCTCATCAAGTTTATTTCTGGATCTGTGACCGATGGCCTCCAAATGGCCATGGTCTTGAATACCATGGGTAGCGTAGACTCGCAATTCTTCCTGGGACTGGGCTTGCTGTACTGGATGTCCGTCATTGCCAACATGGCTATTGTACAGCAATACATGATAATGCTCTTTGTTCGGACACAATTTCAGCTACTCAACACCGAACTGCGTCAGGTGATTGAGGACACCAAGGAGCTGCAGTTAAGCCGCCGACATCAAGGAGTTTTCATAACCAGGTGCTGTTCCTTGGCAGATCAGTTAGAGAATATAGCAAGAGTGCAGAGCCAACTGCAGACGATTGTAAACCAATTGGAAAAAGCATTTGACATTCAGGGGGCCTTGATATATGGGGGCTATTACTTGACCTCGGTGGGCAACAGTTACATGGCATATAGTATCTTCAAGCATGGCTATGAGAATATGAACATGGCACTGAGTACTGTTATCCTGATGTTCCTATGGTGTTTTTTTTACTACCTTGACGGTATGCTGAATTTACGTGTTATGCTTCACATCCAAGATGACTACCAGGAAATGATACAAATACTCGGGGAGCGGACACTATTTGTTGGTTTGGATGTACGCCTGGAAGAAGCC TTTGAGAACCTTAACCTGCAGCTAATACGAAATCCCTTAGAAATAAAGGTTATTGAGTTGTATAGCGTCACTCGCAGCACTACGATGGCTATGTTCGGAAACCTGTTCACGCATTCCATACTTTTAATTCAGTATGATATGGAACATTTTTAA
- the LOC120445833 gene encoding uncharacterized protein LOC120445833, with protein MKVYDQVIFTEQLLHHRSVGNQIKETRRHWEERCSWFPAAQRYLEARCSDIYKESLEKYGNDHFEFYANRNRLKEEHRANTKSYRRRERRRSHRPMDHLKDYRVSPTSNGEYGCVRPMQLLQWL; from the coding sequence ATGAAGGTTTATGACCAGGTGATATTCACAGAACAGCTCTTGCACCACAGATCTGTGGGCAACCAAATCAAGGAGACACGGCGCCATTGGGAGGAGCGGTGCTCTTGGTTTCCGGCTGCCCAAAGGTATTTGGAAGCAAGGTGTTCTGACATTTACAAGGAGAGCCTTGAAAAGTACGGCAACGACCACTTCGAGTTCTATGCAAATAGAAATCGCTTGAAGGAAGAACACAGGGCTAATACCAAATCATATAGACGTCGGGAAAGAAGAAGGTCTCATAGACCCATGGATCATTTAAAGGATTATAGGGTGTCACCAACTTCAAACGGGGAATACGGATGTGTTCGGCCAATGCAACTACTTCAATGGCTTTAG
- the LOC120446081 gene encoding uncharacterized protein LOC120446081 isoform X1: MFGNLNLLVALFFIGTLKDFHVAGLRLTEVRIPMYVIKGTAAQLECLYDLDGEALYSVKWYKDGNEFYRYVPRDMPPAQTFLLPGVNVDLHNSSDAIVTLRNVNLQSAGRFRCEVSGEAPSFQTVTEHGDMIVAYLPDDGSPKISGGRPRYQIGDYVRVNCTAGRSKPAVKLSWQVNGEPVELQKLRKYDTIVSGRDGLETSVLGLQFRVEQKHFRKGNMKLKCIAELSTVYWRCNEESVEGDRPQKAPVLESRETVYASNSRADPVQGTSYRELFVTKILSLLFVQSNAASSTAPPSSTPSTPLVLLPVALAVLVMATLAQGIARDIDTDKIFTDRTAPGGIGITKGAQQARELLAGREEKIRRTSYGKSATQLEKMALAAR; encoded by the exons ATTTCCACGTTGCTGGGCTGAGACTGACCGAGGTTCGCATTCCGATGTACGTGATTAAGGGTACCGCGGCGCAGCTGGAATGCCTGTACGATCTGGATGGCGAGGCCCTCTACTCCGTGAAATGGTACAAGGATGGCAACGAGTTCTACCGCTATGTGCCGAGGGACATGCCTCCTGCCCAAACGTTCCTGCTGCCTGGTGTTAACGTCGAT TTGCACAACTCGAGCGACGCGATTGTTACGCTGCGCAACGTCAATCTGCAGTCGGCGGGCCGCTTCCGGTGCGAAGTTTCTGGCGAGGCACCCTCCTTCCAAACGGTCACCGAGCACGGCGACATGATTGTTGCAT ATCTTCCGGACGACGGATCACCGAAAATCAGTGGTGGACGGCCGCGGTACCAGATCGGAGACTACGTTCGGGTCAATTGCACCGCAGGACGATCCAAGCCCGCCGTGAAGCTATCCTGGCAAGTGAATGGAGAGCCAGTTGAGCTGCAGAAACTCCGCAAATACGACACAATTGTATCGGGACGAGATGGTCTGGAAACCTCTGTGCTGGGCCTTCAATTCCGGGTGGAGCAGAAACATTTTCGCAAAGGCAACATGAAACTTAAG TGCATAGCCGAGTTGTCGACCGTGTACTGGAGGTGCAACGAGGAGTCCGTCGAGGGCGACCGGCCGCAGAAGGCGCCCGTGCTCGAGTCCCGGGAAACGGTCTACGCCAGCAACTCGCGCGCCGATCCCGTGCAAGGTACGTCTTACCGGGAATTATTTGTGACCAAAATCTTATCGCTCTTGTTCGTCCAATCAAATGCAGCCAGTTCCACGGCTCCACCGTCCTCCACACCAAGCACGCCCCTCGTACTCCTTCCGGTGGCGCTGGCGGTGCTGGTGATGGCAACACTGGCGCAGGGAATCGCGAgagatatagatacagataaaaTATTCACGGATCGGACAGCGCCTGGAGGGATTGGGATAACGAAAGGAGCTCAGCAGGCGAGAGAGTTGCTGGCTGGCCGCGAGGAGAAAATTCGCAGGACGAGTTACGGAAAATCCGCAACGCAGCTGGAGAAAATGGCATTGGCTGCACGGTAG
- the LOC120444813 gene encoding LOW QUALITY PROTEIN: uncharacterized protein CG31750 (The sequence of the model RefSeq protein was modified relative to this genomic sequence to represent the inferred CDS: inserted 5 bases in 3 codons; substituted 1 base at 1 genomic stop codon): MPEKGHGIPFRNSRNIGLSRLLRWSSSSICWTSYIIYRGWVVGQIMFDPRSGKMIIHPRNIWTKGVXLLVKIFALVHDNSFKAYLIVAFTLMFIKRQETLIEAIAVQISLLNTGRLYCWLNSLSWNRXIRVDAHLKSILGPPTLEGISLLILHVLQLQLTLLQTFNHPYIMVILNTMLLKLICNAYVAYQMLLLSWIAAINQFLKDYQQEQQPNRKQRKKLLRLLRVYAKISNVHQDIKVLWLPVASMLFSNIVELVDNWSSIIXDAIFYKHYLGGGLAPXLRILLIGLFNDRLVQMQGLLNLQLLIIDLRNQKTKQLDFSFTSELKNLQTCFDLQLRAQPIRNQIMSVNHVCECPFVLDFFFCTVLNCISCVQYNMANGDDFLDD, encoded by the exons ATGCCAGAGAAGGGTCACGGGATCCCTTTTAGAAATTCCCGTAATATCGGTCTATCGCGACTTTTACGATGGTCAAGTTCCTCTATTTGCTGGACTTCATATATCATTTATCGCGGCTGGGTGGTTGGTCAAATAATGTTTGATCCGAGATCAGGGAAAATGATCATACACCCTAGGAATATTTGGACAAAGGGGG CTCTGCTCGTTAAGATATTTGCACTGGTCCATGATAATTCTTTCAAAGCATATTTAATTGTGGCGTTTACTTTGATGTTTATAAAAAGACAAGAAACCCTCATAGAGGCAATCGCAGTGCAAATATCGCTTTTGAACACCGGCCGTCTTTATTGCTGGCTGAATAGCCTATCCTGGAATCG AATTCGGGTAGACGCTcatttgaaatcaattttgggTCCACCCACCTTGGAAGGCATCTCGCTGTTGATTCTTCATgttttgcaattgcaacttACCCTGCTGCAGACTTTCAATCATCCTTATATAATGGTGATACTAAATACTATGCTGCTGAAGTTAATTTGCAATGCCTATGTGGCTTAccagatgctgctgctctctTGGATAGCTGCTATTAATCAGTTTTTAAAG GACTAtcaacaggagcagcagccaaacAGAAAGCAACGCAAGAAGCTCCTTCGGCTACTGCGGGTATATGCCAAAATCAGCAATGTCCACCAGGATATCAAAGTACTGTGGCTTCCAGTGGCAAGCATGCTTTTCTCGAATATTGTAGAGCTAGTGGATAATTGGTCTAGTATTAT GGATGCTATTTTTTACAAGCATTATCTGGGCGGTGGCCTTGCGCCCTAGTTGAGGATTCTACTCATTGGTTTATTCAATGACCGATTGGTCCAAATGCAGGGCTTACTTAACTTGCAGCTTCTGATAATCGACCTTAGAAATCAAAAAACTAAACAGCTGGATTTCAGCTTTACCAGTGAGCTCAAAAATCTG CAAACCTGTTTCGATCTCCAGCTCAGGGCACAACCCATTAGAAATCAGATTATGAGTGTTAATCATGTGTGTGAATGTCCTTTCGTCCTGGATTTCTTCTTCTGTACAGTGCTAAATTGCATTAGTTGCGTTCAGTATAATATGGCAAATGGCGATGATTTCCTTGACGACTGA
- the LOC120446737 gene encoding putative gustatory receptor 36b has protein sequence MVDWVGLLLRAVHIYCYLIGLSNFEYDCRTGRVFTSWRCTIYALMVNTLISITIVYYFTVHSNTNIIFQSANKLHEYVIIIMSGLKIAAGLITLLNRWLQRDQMMRLVKDVIRLYMINPQLKNLIRWGILQKAFFSFAMDFFKVALSVGALDRQGTAEIMGLVVKLCVSFIMNLAISQHFLVMLLIRAQYRIINGKLRKVIEESRRLSFLQQRNGAFMTRCCYLSDQLEDIGEVQSKIQSMVRQLEEVFGMQGLAAYSGYYISVVGTSYMSYSVYKYGHHNLKISVQTSIISCIWITLFYLDAVINCNNMLYVLEHHKDFLGLLEERTVFASTLDVRLEESFESLQLQIVRNPLKINVMGMFPITRGTIAAMLGSIILNSIFLIQFDMEYF, from the exons ATGGTCGATTGGGTCGGTTTGTTACTGAGGGCAGTCCACATTTACTGCTACTTGATAGGGTTAAGTAACTTTGAGTACGACTGCCGCACGGGACGCGTATTTACATCGTGGCGATGTACTATTTACGCTCTTATGGTTAACACCCTTATTTCGATTACAATTGTGTATTATTTCACCGTTCATAGTAATACCAATATAATTTTTCAAAGCGCAAATAAGCTGCATGAATATGTTATCATCATAATGTCCGGCCTGAAGATCGCGGcgg ggCTCATTACGTTGCTTAATAGATGGCTTCAACGTGACCAAATGATGCGCCTAGTGAAAGACGTCATTCGTCTATATATGATCAATCCGCAGTTGAAGAATTTGATTCGCTGGGGAATTCTACAGAAAGCCTTTTTTAGTTTTGCAATGGATTTCTTCAAAGTGGCACTCTCCGTGGGTGCATTGGACCGCCAAGGAACTGCAGAAATTATGGGCTTGGTTGTAAAGTTGTGCGTTTCGTTCATAATGAATTTAGCCATATCCCAGCACTTTTTAGTAATGCTATTAATTCGAGCACAATATCGGATTATAAATGGAAAGCTGCGAAAGGTGATCGAGGAAAGCAGGAGGTTGAGTTTCCTGCAGCAGCGGAATGGAGCTTTTATGACGAGGTGCTGCTATCTATCTGATCAGTTAGAAGATATAGGTGAGGTCCAGAGCAAAATACAATCAATGGTCCGTCAACTGGAAGAGGTATTCGGCATGCAAGGGCTTGCGGCCTATAGTGGATACTACATATCGGTTGTGGGTACATCCTATATGTCTTATAGCGTATATAAGTATGGTCACCATAATCTGAAAATATCAGTTCAGACCTCGATTATCTCCTGCATTTGGATTACCTTATTTTACCTTGATGCCGTGATCAATTGCAACAATATGCTTTATGTGTTGGAACATCACAAGGATTTTTTGGGTCTATTGGAGGAACGAACGGTGTTTGCTTCTACCTTGGACGTTCGCCTGGAGGAATCC TTTGAAAGCCTTCAGTTGCAGATAGTTCGAAAcccattaaaaattaatgtgATGGGTATGTTCCCCATCACACGTGGCACAATTGCGGCTATGTTGGGTTCTATTATATTGAACTCGATTTTTCTAATTCAATTCGACATGGAATACTTTTAG
- the LOC120444814 gene encoding uncharacterized protein CG31750-like, with amino-acid sequence MACLDRSTWKMVGYSQVRLHIFSLYNLILELFFNTYVVYELLLLSWIAAFNRFLKIYAQEWNPSKKQRLQFLELFNLYSRICIIHQDIQHLWLPLTSVIFSDILMLVSNWSYAISCFLLDNFAEGSDCNWKYGIPVTAGQASLLRIVFLGLCNDRLALQQCFFRLQLLVISLKDQDQLGQNFVWDVNNLQTCFDLQLWAQPIRNQIMSVNQEFGCSFVLDFFFCALLNALGCVQYRLSVNIRSYHFLDTMT; translated from the exons ATGGCATGTTTGGACCGCTCTACTTGGAAG ATGGTTGGGTATAGTCAAGTTAGACTACACATCTTCTCGCTATACAATTTAATCCTGGAGCTTTTCTTCAACACGTATGTGGTCTACGAGTTGCTCTTACTGTCCTGGATCGCAGCTTTCAATAGGTTCTTAAAG ATTTACGCACAGGAATGGAACCCTTCCAAAAAGCAGCGCTTGCAGTTTCTTGAATTGTTTAATCTATATTCAAGAATTTGCATTATTCACCAGGATATCCAGCATCTGTGGCTGCCATTAACAAGTGTTATTTTCTCCGACATTTTAATGCTAGTGTCCAATTGGTCCTATGCCATATCCTGCTTCCTGTTGGATAACTTTGCCGAAGGAAGCGATTGTAATTGGAAATATGGAATACCCGTTACCGCCGGCCAGGCTTCCCTTTTACGTATTGTATTTCTCGGTCTTTGCAACGATCGATTGGCACTACAGCAGTGCTTTTTTAGATTGCAACTCCTGGTTATTAGCTTAAAGGATCAGGATCAGCTGGGTCAGAACTTCGTCTGGGATGTAAATAATCTG CAAACCTGCTTCGATCTCCAGCTGTGGGCCCAGCCGATCAGGAATCAGATTATGAGCGTCAATCAGGAATTCGGATGCTCGTTTGTACTTGACTTCTTCTTTTGCGCACTGCTAAACGCCTTGGGCTGTGTGCAGTATAGATTATCCGTGAATATTCGTTCCTACCACTTCTTAGATACCATGACTTGA
- the LOC120446081 gene encoding uncharacterized protein LOC120446081 isoform X2, which translates to MFGNLNLLVALFFIGTLKDFHVAGLRLTEVRIPMYVIKGTAAQLECLYDLDGEALYSVKWYKDGNEFYRYVPRDMPPAQTFLLPGVNVDLHNSSDAIVTLRNVNLQSAGRFRCEVSGEAPSFQTVTEHGDMIVAYLPDDGSPKISGGRPRYQIGDYVRVNCTAGRSKPAVKLSWQVNGEPVELQKLRKYDTIVSGRDGLETSVLGLQFRVEQKHFRKGNMKLKCIAELSTVYWRCNEESVEGDRPQKAPVLESRETVYASNSRADPVQASSTAPPSSTPSTPLVLLPVALAVLVMATLAQGIARDIDTDKIFTDRTAPGGIGITKGAQQARELLAGREEKIRRTSYGKSATQLEKMALAAR; encoded by the exons ATTTCCACGTTGCTGGGCTGAGACTGACCGAGGTTCGCATTCCGATGTACGTGATTAAGGGTACCGCGGCGCAGCTGGAATGCCTGTACGATCTGGATGGCGAGGCCCTCTACTCCGTGAAATGGTACAAGGATGGCAACGAGTTCTACCGCTATGTGCCGAGGGACATGCCTCCTGCCCAAACGTTCCTGCTGCCTGGTGTTAACGTCGAT TTGCACAACTCGAGCGACGCGATTGTTACGCTGCGCAACGTCAATCTGCAGTCGGCGGGCCGCTTCCGGTGCGAAGTTTCTGGCGAGGCACCCTCCTTCCAAACGGTCACCGAGCACGGCGACATGATTGTTGCAT ATCTTCCGGACGACGGATCACCGAAAATCAGTGGTGGACGGCCGCGGTACCAGATCGGAGACTACGTTCGGGTCAATTGCACCGCAGGACGATCCAAGCCCGCCGTGAAGCTATCCTGGCAAGTGAATGGAGAGCCAGTTGAGCTGCAGAAACTCCGCAAATACGACACAATTGTATCGGGACGAGATGGTCTGGAAACCTCTGTGCTGGGCCTTCAATTCCGGGTGGAGCAGAAACATTTTCGCAAAGGCAACATGAAACTTAAG TGCATAGCCGAGTTGTCGACCGTGTACTGGAGGTGCAACGAGGAGTCCGTCGAGGGCGACCGGCCGCAGAAGGCGCCCGTGCTCGAGTCCCGGGAAACGGTCTACGCCAGCAACTCGCGCGCCGATCCCGTGCAAG CCAGTTCCACGGCTCCACCGTCCTCCACACCAAGCACGCCCCTCGTACTCCTTCCGGTGGCGCTGGCGGTGCTGGTGATGGCAACACTGGCGCAGGGAATCGCGAgagatatagatacagataaaaTATTCACGGATCGGACAGCGCCTGGAGGGATTGGGATAACGAAAGGAGCTCAGCAGGCGAGAGAGTTGCTGGCTGGCCGCGAGGAGAAAATTCGCAGGACGAGTTACGGAAAATCCGCAACGCAGCTGGAGAAAATGGCATTGGCTGCACGGTAG